Part of the Patescibacteria group bacterium genome, TTTATATTCTTTATATCAAAAACCAGGTGCCTTGGCTGTATCTGATGAAAAAAAGAAAACAACCTCGGTAGTTAGATTTGAGTACGTTGATAGTGCTAAACCAAATAAAGGTTGGAAAGTAGCTGAAGTAGTATCATCTGATGAAGATAATATTGTTACAGTTGGGCAAATATTCAGACGTGACTTAACGGATTTGCCACTTGAGTTAAAACAAGGGTTAGATCAAACAGTTGCCGCTCAAGGTGAAACAGTGTCGACTATAACTAAAGATATGTCCGATGCCAAAGAAGCGGCTAGAAATGTAACTAAATTACAAAATGAGATATTAAATAAAAAACCTGAAACTTCACCGGATAATGTCGAGATAAATTTAGGTCGTAAAGGTAGGGTAATAGTTAGTGTCGGGACACGGACAAATAAGGAAGGAAAATCATTATATACGATAGTATCAGCTGATAAATCATCTGGTTATGTGAAAGGTACAACTTATACTGAAACAACTCTGCCAGTAGAATTGTCTGATGAAATAATTAAAAACTATTAAAATGCTTCCCAGTGAAGCCAAACAAAAGGTTGAAGAACTGACCGGACGGATAGATGCGGTGAAGGGAGAGATGGTTAAAATTAAACAGGAGATTGATCGGTTTGTTAGCCAAAATTTACTCGTAGAAACTAAAGAAGCGCAGGCGGATTATAATCGACTCCAGCAGCGGCGGGTGCAGCTTGAACAAGAGTTAGCCAAGTATCGGCGATTCTGGTAGAATAAGACTCCTTATGGGAGAACTGTCTACTTTACACGCCATCAGCCCAAGCGACGGTCGTTACGCCGACGATTTAGCGGTGTTGCGGCCATTTTTTTCTGAAGCGGCTTTAATGCGCTATCGCGTCCGGATAGAGCTACAGTATTTTATTGCTCTCACCAAAACAGTGGCCAAACTCAGTAAAGCCGAGGCTAGGTTTTTACAGGACATAACAGTGACTGATCGGCAACTTGAGCAGATAAAAACCATCGAACAAGCCACGCGCCATGATGTTAAAGCCATTGAGTATTATTTAAAAAATCAGCTGGCTAAAACTAGTTTAAAGAATCGTTTAGAATTGATTCATTTTGGTTTAACCAGCGAAGACATAAATAATCTGGCTTATAGTTTAATGTTGCGTGATAGTCTTAAGCAGGTGTATCTGCCGGCTTTAAAAAATTTAATTTACCAGCTAAAAAAAGCGGCGCGGCATAATGCCAGTTTAGCCTTATTGAGCTTAACCCATGGCCAAGCCGCCACACCCACTACCTTAGGTAAAGAACTAAATGTATTTGTCTTACGCCTGCAACGGCAATATGATCAATTACGGCAGATCAAACAATTTGGTAAGTTTAGTGGAGCCACCGGTAACTGGGCAGCTCTCCACGTTGCCTATCCAAAAATAAATTGGCTAAAATTTAGTAAAAAATTTGTCCAGAGTTTGGGTTTAGAATTTAATCCAGTCACCACTCAGATTGAATCACATGATCGATTGGTGGAAACGTATCATATTATTAGTTTAATAAATTCTATTATCAAAGATTTGGATCAAGATATGTGGTTGTATATGGCTCGTGGCTTGTTTGTGCAACAACACATTACCGGAGAAATTGGTTCGTCGACGATGCCACATAAAATCAATCCGATATTTTTTGAAAACAGTGAAGGTAATGCCGGTGTGGCCAACGCTTTATTAAATCATCTCGCCGAAAAATTACCCATCTCTCGTTTGCAGCGCGATTTAACCGACAGTACGGTTTTGCGCAACCAGGGTGTCGCGGTCGCGCACAGTTTATTAGCCGTGCGTAATACCATAAAAGCACTGACGCGGGTTGAGCCCAATAAACCGGCTATACAGCATGAGTTGAACCAACATTGGGAAGTGTTAGCTGAACCAATTCAAACAGTGATGCGTCAATTAGGTAAAACCACACCTTATGAACAACTTAAACGTTTAACGAAAGGTCAGCAACTTGATAAGATGACTTTACACATGTTTATCGATCAACTAGATATCCCAACTGTGACAAAACAAAATTTAAAAAAACTCACGCCCGCCAACTACAGCGGTTTATCTAAACAACTAGCCAAACTGTAACATGTGCGGAGTGATTGGTATCTACGGTAAAAAAAATACTTCAGTTAATCTGGATTTATACGACGGCATGATTGGTTTGCAACATCGTGGCCATGATGCCTGCGGGATGGTGACATACGATGGTCAGTTCCATACCAAAAAAGCTTTGGGTTTAGTGCGTGACGTGTTTCATCTCTCTACGATTCAGCGGTTGCGTGGTCATATGGGGTTAGGGTTTATTCGTTATGCTACCGCTGGCGGTATGTCCATGGAAGATTCGGCTCCGTTTACGGTTAGTGCGCCCTACGGCATTAGCCTAGTGTTTAATGGTAACATCACTAACTTCGCCGCTCTTAAACAAGAATTAAGAACCGAAGATTTAGTTAATCTTAATGCCAACAGTGATATTGAAGCCATGTTACACGTGTTTGCTCAGGAATTGATGAAACGAGCCGATGGTTCCATGGTTGAACAGGTTTATCAAACAGTGCGTGCCGTACACAAACGCTGTCACGGTGCCTACTCAGCCATAGCCTGTATTGCCGATCATGGGATGGTGGCCTGGCGTGATCCATTAGGGATTCGTCCTTTGATGATTGGTAAACGCGGGCGCGGTAAGTACGTGGAATACATTGTGGCATCTGAGTCGGTGATGTTTACGATGTTGGATTTTAAATATATCGATGATGTCAAACCGGGTGAGGTGGTATATATCGATGAACATCATCAACTGCATCGTAGCGTGGTGACACCGGGTAAATGGAAACCGTGTTTATTTGAGTATGTCTATTTTGCTCGGCCAGATTCAATTCAAAATAATATTGGTGTCTACAAAGCTAGGTTACGCATGGGAGAAAAATTAGCCGATCGCTTACAACCGTATTTAGCAGACTTAAAAATAGATGTAGTAGTGCCAGCTCCGGCTACTTCTAATACGGCGGCTCTAGCATTAGCACAGAGGTTAGGCTTAACCTACCGTGAGGGTTTATATAAGAATCAATTTATTGGGCGTACTTTTATTATGTCTGGTAATCGAAGAAAATCTGTCCGGAGAAAGTTAAACCCGCAGATTTTAGAAATTCGCCGGAAGAATGTCTTGTTAGTGGATGATAGTATTGTGCGCGGTAATACTTCGCGGGAGATTATTAAAATGTTGCGCGAGGCTGGGGCTAAAAAAGTTTATATGGTATCAGCGGCACCACCGGTTATATCACCGTGTGTGTATGGCGTCGATATGCCCACGCGACAAGAATTAGTGGCTAACCAAGTGGGCGGCAGCATTGAAGCGATTCGTAAATATATTGGGGCAGATTTTTTACTTTATCAAACCATTGCTGATTTAATTGAGGCGGTAAAAATAGACAAAGGTCCGGCGCAAGATTTCTGTACCGCCTGTTGGACCAAACAGTATCCTACCCCAGACGTCACACCAGCGGTGTTACGCAAAATTGAGCAACAACGCTTACGCGATAAATCATGAATATAAATGTTGCCATTATTGGGAGTGGTGCCAGAGAACATGCGCTGGCCTGGAAATTAGCGCAACAACCGGATGTAATATTATTCAATTTTGGTGCAACTGATAATCCTGGTTTGAAACAACTCTGTCAGGCGGTTATGTTAGGTGATGTTAATGATGTCACGGCGGTGCTGACTTGGTGCCAAGAACAACATGTCACGATAGTTTGGATTGGGCCAGAGGCACCTTTAGCAAGTGGTCTAGTGAATGCTTTAGAGGCGTTTGGGATTGCCTGTATTGGGCCAACCCAAGAATTAGCTCAACTGGAATCATCCAAAGCCTATACCCGGAAGTTATTGGAAAAATATGATATTAACGCTTCACCGGCTTTTAAAGTATTTACCACATTAGATGGTATTAGTGACTACATGTGGTCGTATCATGATAATGTGGTGATTAAACCGGATGGTTTAACTGGCGGTAAGGGTGTGCGGGTGCTGGGGGAGCAACTTAAAACTCGTGAAGAGGCACTACAATATTGTACAGAATTATTTTCAACTGGCAGTGAGCGAGTTGTTATTGAAGAAAAGCTTGTGGGGCAAGAATTTTCTTTAATGAGTTTTTGTGATGGAAAACATTTAATCCATATGCCGGCTGTGCAAGATCATAAACGAGCGCAGGTAGGCGACTTAGGTTCAAACACTGGCGGCATGGGGTCTTATACCGATGTTAATCATAGTCTGCCATTTCTTAATGAACATGATATTAAACTTGCCCAGCAGATTAATGAGAAAACAATTCAGGCTATTCAAGAAGATTGCGGCGAAGAATATAAAGGAATTCTGTATGGTGGTTTTATGGCCGTACGCGACGGTGTTCGTTTAATCGAATATAATGTACGCTTTGGTGACCCTGAAGTGATGAACTTACTGGCGTTGTTAGATACACCGCTCATTGCTATTACCCAAGCCATTGTTAATCGATCGTTAGATCGACTGACGGTAAAATTTTTACCATTAGCGTCAGTGTGTAAATATGTTGTACCAGCCGGGTATCCAGAGCATCCGGTTAAGGATCAATTGATTGATGTGTCGCGAGTTGATACTAAACAAGTGCAGCTGTTTTATGGAGCGGTCAATACTACCACCCAAGGTTTACAGCTGGCTGGTTCACGCGCGATCGGTTTAGTATCTACCGGTACTACTTTGGCTGAAGCTGAGATAAAAGTAGAGCAAGAAATTAAAAAAATTACTGGGCCTGTTTTCCATCGAGCGGATATTGGTACAGCCGCTTTAGTTTCTAGCCGTGTGCAAATGTTAAAAACCATTCGTTATGCTTAATATTGCTGTGCTTGGTTCAACCCAAGGCGCCGATCTTCAGGCTTTGCTTGATGCTAAGGTTAACATTGTGGTGGTGTTATCCAATAAACCGTTAGCCGGTATTTTAGATAAAGCTCGGCAAGCTGGGGTCGAGGCTTTATCGTTTGAGGATAATTTTGAAGAGCAAGCCTTAGTAGTCTTAAAAAGACGCCAGGTTGATTTGATTTTATTGATTGGTTTCATGAAAATTTTATCACCTAATTTTATAAAACAATTTGAGCATAAAATATTAAATATTCATCCTTCATTACTACCTAAATATGCCGGTGGTATGAACATGAACATACATGCCGAAGTATTAAAGAATAAAGACGCAGTCACCGGTTGTACTTTACATTATGTCACAACCGAGGTGGATGCCGGCCCGATCTATGGTCAAGAAGCCGTGCCGGTGCTACCAGATGATACTCCAGAAACTCTTAAAGCCCGCGTCCAACAAGCCGAACAGAAATTATTATTACGAGCCATTAATGAATTATCCATCTTACTGGTTTGAAGCCATACCAGATAAATTACACTTTCCAAAATTGACGGGTGATAAAACTGTTGATGTAGTTGTAGTCGGTGGGGGCATGTCCGGTATATTGACCGCCTATCTTTTAACCAAACAAGGCAAAACTGTTGTTGTGTTGGAACAAAACCATATTGGTACCGGTGATACAGGATTTACCACGGCTTTTTTGAATCGTATTCCAGATACTGACATAGTAAAATTAACCACTAAATATGGTATTAATCGGGTGAGAGATATTTATGAAACCTATAGTGCCGCGCAGAAATTATTATTTAAACTCATTCAAGCTGAACAGATCGACTGTGATTTTATGTCTGCACCGTCACGGCATTATTCTAATATACCAAACAGTGCCGCTTTGCTCGCTGAATGGAATATTGTTAAACAACTTGATCACCAGGCGGAATGGAAAGATAATAATATACAATTTAATCAAGAAGGCTCATGGCACATTCGTAAATTCATTTTTGCCTTAGCCAAAAAATTACAAATTTACGAACAGACAGTTGTTACTGGTATAAAAGTAAATAAAAAAAACGTACTTGTAAATACTAGTGAGGGGGAAGTTACTGCACAGAAAGTTATTGTCACCACAGGTTTACCGGCCACACTGACGGAATGGCATCATTTATTTGAAACTAGATTATCCTATGTGATTGCCTTACAGTATGATAAACCTGTCACCTTGGCGGATGGGCAATTTTGGGACAGTGCTGAGCCGTATCATTATTATCGCAAGGTAAATGAGCGCACCATCATTTTAGGTGGTGCGGATCGATATGGTTGGCAGCCACAACCGGCGCAGACTCCATATCAGCAGTTAGAAGATTGGGCAAAACAAAACTTATCAGGAAATTTTACTGTCACGCACCGCTGGTCGGGCAGTTTGTTTGAAACTAGTGATGGTTTACCATATATTACGCCGCATCCCTATTATCCAAAACAGGTGTGGTTGGCCTGTGGATTTTCTGGAAATGGTATGGTGGGCAGTGCCGTAGCGGCGCAGCTAATCAGTCA contains:
- the purD gene encoding phosphoribosylamine--glycine ligase, with product MNINVAIIGSGAREHALAWKLAQQPDVILFNFGATDNPGLKQLCQAVMLGDVNDVTAVLTWCQEQHVTIVWIGPEAPLASGLVNALEAFGIACIGPTQELAQLESSKAYTRKLLEKYDINASPAFKVFTTLDGISDYMWSYHDNVVIKPDGLTGGKGVRVLGEQLKTREEALQYCTELFSTGSERVVIEEKLVGQEFSLMSFCDGKHLIHMPAVQDHKRAQVGDLGSNTGGMGSYTDVNHSLPFLNEHDIKLAQQINEKTIQAIQEDCGEEYKGILYGGFMAVRDGVRLIEYNVRFGDPEVMNLLALLDTPLIAITQAIVNRSLDRLTVKFLPLASVCKYVVPAGYPEHPVKDQLIDVSRVDTKQVQLFYGAVNTTTQGLQLAGSRAIGLVSTGTTLAEAEIKVEQEIKKITGPVFHRADIGTAALVSSRVQMLKTIRYA
- the purN gene encoding phosphoribosylglycinamide formyltransferase, translating into MLNIAVLGSTQGADLQALLDAKVNIVVVLSNKPLAGILDKARQAGVEALSFEDNFEEQALVVLKRRQVDLILLIGFMKILSPNFIKQFEHKILNIHPSLLPKYAGGMNMNIHAEVLKNKDAVTGCTLHYVTTEVDAGPIYGQEAVPVLPDDTPETLKARVQQAEQKLLLRAINELSILLV
- the purB gene encoding adenylosuccinate lyase, yielding MGELSTLHAISPSDGRYADDLAVLRPFFSEAALMRYRVRIELQYFIALTKTVAKLSKAEARFLQDITVTDRQLEQIKTIEQATRHDVKAIEYYLKNQLAKTSLKNRLELIHFGLTSEDINNLAYSLMLRDSLKQVYLPALKNLIYQLKKAARHNASLALLSLTHGQAATPTTLGKELNVFVLRLQRQYDQLRQIKQFGKFSGATGNWAALHVAYPKINWLKFSKKFVQSLGLEFNPVTTQIESHDRLVETYHIISLINSIIKDLDQDMWLYMARGLFVQQHITGEIGSSTMPHKINPIFFENSEGNAGVANALLNHLAEKLPISRLQRDLTDSTVLRNQGVAVAHSLLAVRNTIKALTRVEPNKPAIQHELNQHWEVLAEPIQTVMRQLGKTTPYEQLKRLTKGQQLDKMTLHMFIDQLDIPTVTKQNLKKLTPANYSGLSKQLAKL
- a CDS encoding FAD-dependent oxidoreductase, yielding MNYPSYWFEAIPDKLHFPKLTGDKTVDVVVVGGGMSGILTAYLLTKQGKTVVVLEQNHIGTGDTGFTTAFLNRIPDTDIVKLTTKYGINRVRDIYETYSAAQKLLFKLIQAEQIDCDFMSAPSRHYSNIPNSAALLAEWNIVKQLDHQAEWKDNNIQFNQEGSWHIRKFIFALAKKLQIYEQTVVTGIKVNKKNVLVNTSEGEVTAQKVIVTTGLPATLTEWHHLFETRLSYVIALQYDKPVTLADGQFWDSAEPYHYYRKVNERTIILGGADRYGWQPQPAQTPYQQLEDWAKQNLSGNFTVTHRWSGSLFETSDGLPYITPHPYYPKQVWLACGFSGNGMVGSAVAAQLISQEIVSKNFTLQRTKQTLARLTTSNPMTQGWWKWPTRLLLFLIYGVALITPAVIFYQDRGGFGWQINIFPLVGLYAFTLVWAQIVLGAGMWVWRRVFTWIEPYHRAEGVVALLFALLHPILILYSYGLSSYLDRIPFLYLGYFQLILLCSTVGTAILMKWKRLKHIWLYIHLANYVVFTSVWIHSWFIGSDVRFSNLKYLWMFYAITALGAVGLRLYNYFKPVSARVKTSGWVQAAKISAVLMGQPYLARVGQLQVAIFNIKGQYYAIDNVCSHAGGPLCQGSLNGTTIQCPWHESKFDVVTGHVVTGPARRDQRRFATKVVGDSIYIKS
- the purF gene encoding amidophosphoribosyltransferase, with protein sequence MCGVIGIYGKKNTSVNLDLYDGMIGLQHRGHDACGMVTYDGQFHTKKALGLVRDVFHLSTIQRLRGHMGLGFIRYATAGGMSMEDSAPFTVSAPYGISLVFNGNITNFAALKQELRTEDLVNLNANSDIEAMLHVFAQELMKRADGSMVEQVYQTVRAVHKRCHGAYSAIACIADHGMVAWRDPLGIRPLMIGKRGRGKYVEYIVASESVMFTMLDFKYIDDVKPGEVVYIDEHHQLHRSVVTPGKWKPCLFEYVYFARPDSIQNNIGVYKARLRMGEKLADRLQPYLADLKIDVVVPAPATSNTAALALAQRLGLTYREGLYKNQFIGRTFIMSGNRRKSVRRKLNPQILEIRRKNVLLVDDSIVRGNTSREIIKMLREAGAKKVYMVSAAPPVISPCVYGVDMPTRQELVANQVGGSIEAIRKYIGADFLLYQTIADLIEAVKIDKGPAQDFCTACWTKQYPTPDVTPAVLRKIEQQRLRDKS